One part of the Bos indicus x Bos taurus breed Angus x Brahman F1 hybrid unplaced genomic scaffold, Bos_hybrid_MaternalHap_v2.0 tig00011631_arrow_arrow_obj, whole genome shotgun sequence genome encodes these proteins:
- the LOC113889219 gene encoding small nuclear ribonucleoprotein E-like encodes MVQPINLIFRYLQNRSRIRVWLYEQVNMRTEGSIIGFDECMNLVLDDAEEIHSKTKSRKQLGRIMLKGDNITLLQSVSN; translated from the coding sequence ATGGTGCAGCCCATCAATCTCATCTTCAGATACTTGCAAAATAGATCACGGATTCGGGTGTGGCTTTATGAACAAGTGAATATGCGGACAGAGGGCTCTATCATTGGTTTTGATGAGTGTATGAACCTCGTATTAGATGACGCAGAAGAGATTCATTCTAAAACAAAGTCAAGAAAACAACTGGGTCGGATCATGCTAAAAGGAGATAACATTACTCTGCTCCAAAGTGTCTCCAACTAG